A part of Chloroflexota bacterium genomic DNA contains:
- the hydA gene encoding dihydropyrimidinase: MATLIKNGTLITASETYKADILIENEKIALIGKNLSHPNADVVDATGLYVLPGGVDAHVHLDLPMFGTVSSDDHYTGMKAAAFGGTTTVIDFVPQDEGTLAENIDRWRAKADPKAALDYGFHMNITRFDKDVAKEIFSLPDLGITSLKVFTAYNGRLRLQDGEIFRVMRVAKSAGILTLVHAENGDVIDILVEEALQAGNTDPIYHAKTRPAWGEVEASLRAAALAAQAGDAPLYLVHMNTAGEVDQLQYAREHGLNMMGETCPQYLFFDENDLRRPDGAKWICSPPMRTRADNERVWEGLEKGIIQVVSTDHCPFFYDGTQPIDYEGKPVAIPGKELGGGDFTKIPNGLPGVGDRMPVLWTEAVDSDRLTPNQFVALHATNPARIFGLYPQKGSLIPGADADIAIWDPNKELTYGVEVAKHRTDYNLYEGWQLKGFPVMVFLRGQKIVDHGNWYGKPGMGKFLHRREGEILA, translated from the coding sequence ATGGCTACTTTGATAAAAAACGGCACCTTAATCACGGCCAGTGAAACTTATAAAGCCGACATTCTCATTGAAAATGAAAAGATCGCCCTGATTGGCAAAAACCTTTCCCATCCCAACGCGGATGTCGTTGATGCCACAGGACTCTATGTTCTCCCGGGCGGGGTTGATGCCCATGTCCACCTGGACTTGCCAATGTTCGGCACGGTATCCTCCGATGACCATTACACCGGGATGAAAGCCGCGGCTTTTGGCGGCACCACCACGGTAATCGACTTTGTTCCTCAGGATGAAGGCACCCTGGCGGAAAATATTGATCGCTGGCGTGCCAAAGCGGACCCGAAAGCTGCACTAGATTACGGCTTCCATATGAACATCACCCGCTTCGATAAAGACGTGGCCAAGGAGATCTTCAGTCTGCCCGATCTTGGGATCACCAGCCTCAAGGTCTTTACTGCCTACAACGGCCGCCTGCGCTTGCAGGATGGCGAGATCTTTCGGGTGATGCGGGTGGCCAAATCGGCCGGAATCCTGACCCTGGTGCACGCAGAGAACGGGGATGTGATTGACATCCTGGTCGAAGAAGCCCTGCAGGCCGGCAACACCGATCCAATCTATCATGCCAAGACCCGCCCCGCCTGGGGTGAGGTGGAAGCGTCCTTGCGGGCAGCCGCCCTGGCCGCTCAGGCTGGCGATGCCCCGCTCTATCTCGTGCATATGAACACCGCCGGTGAAGTGGACCAGCTGCAATATGCCCGCGAACACGGCCTCAATATGATGGGCGAAACCTGTCCACAGTACCTGTTCTTTGACGAAAACGATCTGCGCCGTCCCGATGGCGCTAAATGGATCTGTTCACCACCCATGCGCACCCGCGCGGATAACGAGCGCGTTTGGGAAGGTCTGGAGAAAGGTATCATCCAGGTCGTCTCCACCGATCACTGCCCCTTCTTCTATGACGGCACCCAGCCGATCGACTACGAAGGCAAGCCCGTCGCCATCCCCGGTAAAGAACTCGGTGGAGGCGATTTCACCAAGATTCCCAACGGCCTGCCCGGCGTGGGTGACCGGATGCCGGTACTCTGGACTGAAGCTGTTGACAGCGACCGGCTGACACCCAACCAGTTCGTCGCCCTGCATGCCACCAACCCGGCCCGTATCTTCGGGCTTTACCCCCAGAAAGGCTCCCTGATCCCCGGTGCGGATGCCGACATTGCCATTTGGGACCCCAACAAGGAACTGACCTATGGCGTTGAGGTCGCCAAGCACCGCACAGACTACAACCTTTATGAAGGCTGGCAGCTCAAGGGCTTCCCTGTAATGGTCTTCTTGCGCGGGCAGAAGATCGTGGATCATGGCAACTGGTATGGTAAACCCGGTATGGGAAAATTCCTGCACCGGCGTGAAGGCGAAATCCTGGCCTGA
- a CDS encoding cold-shock protein has product MAEKEIGTVKWFNDAKGFGFIAREQGDDVFVHFSAITGSGFKSLKEDQKVEFSVEQGPKGLQAKDVLPL; this is encoded by the coding sequence ATGGCAGAAAAAGAAATTGGAACCGTGAAATGGTTCAATGATGCAAAAGGCTTTGGTTTTATCGCTCGTGAGCAGGGAGATGACGTATTCGTACATTTCTCCGCGATCACTGGTTCAGGCTTCAAATCCCTGAAAGAGGACCAGAAAGTCGAATTTTCCGTGGAACAAGGCCCCAAGGGTCTTCAGGCCAAGGATGTCCTACCCCTGTAA
- a CDS encoding pyridoxal-phosphate dependent enzyme — protein MAKIDLTVFPDRLERTIQRVRERNIIIPTFAQMRNPSLVPDKIKEQLKTVGLWDLDPRNLFRITWHNEPKASGGLFGGLNYIEFPESLTGTPARIVALVGKWFPTGAHKVGAAFGCLVPRLVTGQFDPTQQKAVWPSTGNYCRGGAYDSALLACESIAILPEEMSKERFEWLASIAGETIKTPGSESNVKEIFDKCWELRNSGEDLMIFNQFDEFGNYLWHYDITGHAIEELVQQLAGPKDTYRGMVSATGSAGTIASGDYMKQKFPSSFVAASEAVQCPTLYENGFGAHRIEGIGDKHVPWIHHASNTDFVVAIDDNAVVNLARLFNEPEGQTHLVNSGVPTELVENLDLLGFSGISNVLSAIKVAKYRELTENDIVVTVLTDSMELYNSRLHEMREEMGEYSEKAAAVDDSRWLKGLATDYLEDLTYIGQKRIHNLKYFTWVEQQGKTYQEIKDQWYQRDYWTELQAEIPAIDEKIEEFNAKVGLL, from the coding sequence ATGGCAAAAATCGACCTCACCGTTTTTCCTGATCGACTTGAACGAACGATTCAACGCGTTCGCGAGCGCAACATCATCATCCCCACCTTCGCCCAAATGCGCAATCCAAGTCTGGTGCCCGACAAGATCAAAGAACAACTGAAAACCGTTGGTCTTTGGGACCTGGATCCCCGCAACTTATTCCGGATCACCTGGCACAACGAACCTAAAGCCTCCGGTGGCCTTTTTGGCGGCCTGAACTATATCGAATTCCCCGAAAGCCTGACCGGCACCCCCGCCCGGATCGTGGCCCTGGTTGGCAAGTGGTTCCCCACCGGCGCGCACAAAGTCGGCGCAGCCTTCGGCTGTCTGGTACCCCGCCTGGTCACCGGTCAGTTTGACCCCACCCAGCAAAAAGCTGTATGGCCCTCCACCGGCAACTACTGCCGTGGCGGCGCATATGACTCCGCATTGCTGGCCTGCGAATCCATCGCGATCCTCCCGGAAGAGATGAGCAAGGAACGTTTCGAGTGGCTCGCCAGCATCGCCGGCGAAACCATCAAGACCCCCGGTTCCGAATCCAACGTCAAAGAAATCTTTGACAAGTGCTGGGAACTGCGCAATTCCGGTGAAGACCTGATGATCTTCAACCAGTTTGATGAATTCGGCAACTACCTTTGGCACTATGACATCACCGGCCATGCTATTGAAGAACTGGTCCAGCAACTCGCTGGTCCCAAAGACACTTACCGCGGTATGGTCTCCGCCACCGGTTCCGCCGGGACAATCGCCAGCGGCGATTACATGAAGCAGAAATTCCCCAGCAGTTTCGTGGCTGCTTCCGAAGCCGTCCAATGCCCGACCCTCTATGAGAACGGTTTCGGCGCTCACCGGATCGAAGGCATCGGCGACAAGCACGTGCCCTGGATTCATCATGCCAGCAACACCGATTTTGTGGTCGCCATTGACGACAACGCTGTTGTCAATCTGGCCCGCCTGTTCAACGAACCCGAAGGCCAGACGCACCTGGTGAATTCCGGTGTACCCACTGAACTCGTTGAAAACCTGGACCTGCTGGGCTTCTCCGGCATCTCCAACGTGCTCTCCGCCATCAAAGTCGCGAAATATCGTGAACTGACCGAGAACGACATCGTTGTGACCGTTCTGACCGACTCAATGGAACTTTACAACAGCCGTCTGCACGAAATGCGCGAGGAAATGGGCGAATATTCCGAGAAAGCCGCAGCCGTTGATGACAGCCGCTGGCTGAAGGGCCTCGCTACCGATTACCTCGAAGACCTGACTTACATTGGCCAGAAACGCATCCATAACCTGAAGTACTTCACATGGGTTGAACAACAGGGCAAGACCTATCAGGAGATCAAGGACCAATGGTACCAGCGTGATTACTGGACCGAACTCCAGGCCGAGATCCCCGCTATTGATGAAAAGATCGAGGAGTTCAACGCCAAGGTTGGACTGCTCTAA
- a CDS encoding glycosyltransferase family 2 protein translates to MKKPTFSIIAPIYNELENIPELYPRVRDVMDQTGEPWELILIDDGSKDGSTEIIRKLAENDERVRPIIFARNFGHQIAVTAGLDFSRGDAVIIIDADLQDPPEVILQLIEKWREGYEVVYAVRSEREGETWFKKTTAALFYRLIYKITDVDIPLDTGDFRLMDRKVVAVMDKMREKHRFLRGMSTWVGFKQIGVEYKRHARFAGETKYPLKKMIQLALNAITSFSYFPLQLATYLGFICAGLAVIAIPVVAILRLTTGTVLLGQATTLTIVLFLGGVQLISLGIIGEYIGRIYDEAKGRPLYIVAEAPEDMENPEA, encoded by the coding sequence ATGAAAAAACCTACCTTTTCTATTATTGCGCCGATCTATAATGAACTGGAAAACATCCCTGAGCTTTATCCGCGGGTGCGCGATGTGATGGATCAGACCGGCGAACCCTGGGAACTGATCCTCATAGATGACGGCTCCAAGGATGGCTCAACAGAGATCATCCGCAAGCTGGCTGAAAACGATGAACGGGTGCGTCCGATCATCTTTGCCCGCAATTTTGGTCACCAGATCGCCGTGACCGCAGGACTGGATTTCAGCCGCGGTGACGCCGTGATCATCATTGACGCCGACCTGCAAGACCCGCCCGAAGTGATCCTTCAACTCATTGAAAAATGGCGCGAGGGTTACGAGGTGGTCTATGCCGTGCGATCTGAGCGCGAGGGCGAAACCTGGTTCAAGAAAACCACTGCCGCACTTTTCTACCGGCTGATCTATAAGATCACCGATGTTGACATTCCGCTGGATACCGGCGACTTCCGCCTGATGGACCGCAAGGTTGTAGCTGTGATGGATAAGATGCGCGAGAAGCATCGCTTCCTGCGCGGGATGTCTACCTGGGTAGGCTTCAAACAGATCGGTGTGGAATATAAGCGCCATGCCCGATTTGCCGGTGAGACCAAGTATCCCCTCAAGAAAATGATCCAATTGGCTTTGAACGCCATCACCAGTTTTTCCTATTTCCCCCTTCAGCTGGCCACCTACCTTGGCTTCATTTGCGCCGGTTTGGCTGTGATTGCGATCCCCGTGGTTGCGATCCTGCGCCTCACAACAGGGACAGTCCTGCTGGGGCAAGCCACCACTTTGACCATTGTGCTCTTCCTCGGTGGCGTGCAACTGATCAGCCTGGGGATCATCGGTGAATACATCGGCCGGATCTATGATGAGGCCAAGGGACGCCCGCTCTATATCGTCGCCGAAGCCCCCGAAGACATGGAAAACCCGGAAGCCTAA
- the thrC gene encoding threonine synthase produces MTPKFSHYQCSLCGAEYGPDEVTYTCPKDGGNLNVILDYEALKAKYSPDKFMNLPEASLWRYLNLLPVGDPGGLGTPLRRAGWTPVYQPTRLAEKLGLQKLWIKDESPNPTASFKDRASAIVVARANQIGAEVTVAASTGNAGAALAGMAAAVGSRAVIFAPRTAPPAKIAQLIVFGAQVLLVDGTYDQAFDLSIEATENFGWYNRNTGFNPFTAEGKKTAGFEIWEQVIRQLPNGSKPLTVFVPVGDGNIISGVHKGFKDLHALGWLPQIPRIIGVQSEGSAAIANTFNQGDEDIKPVSASTLADSISVDLPRDGVRAVRAARETGGTYLIVPDQAILNAIAELGKVGIFAEPAAATAYAGLVKAVDEHVVAPDDPVLVLSTGSGLKDVKAAMQAVQEAPIIEPTLSAVKKVLQ; encoded by the coding sequence ATGACACCCAAATTTTCACATTACCAATGTTCACTTTGCGGCGCGGAATATGGCCCCGATGAAGTGACCTATACCTGTCCCAAAGACGGCGGCAACTTGAACGTCATCCTCGATTACGAAGCCCTTAAAGCCAAATACTCCCCAGATAAATTCATGAACCTGCCCGAAGCCTCGCTCTGGCGTTACCTGAACCTGCTGCCTGTGGGAGATCCCGGCGGCCTGGGAACACCTCTCCGGCGTGCCGGCTGGACGCCCGTCTACCAACCCACCCGCCTGGCCGAGAAACTTGGCCTTCAAAAGCTTTGGATCAAGGATGAAAGCCCCAATCCCACCGCCTCATTCAAGGACCGGGCCAGTGCGATCGTCGTCGCCCGTGCCAATCAGATCGGTGCGGAAGTGACCGTGGCCGCCTCCACCGGCAATGCCGGTGCAGCGCTGGCCGGAATGGCAGCAGCTGTTGGCTCGCGGGCTGTGATCTTTGCCCCCCGCACAGCCCCACCCGCCAAAATTGCTCAGTTGATCGTCTTCGGCGCCCAGGTGCTGCTGGTGGATGGCACCTATGACCAGGCTTTTGACCTCAGTATTGAAGCGACCGAGAATTTCGGCTGGTATAACCGCAACACCGGCTTCAACCCCTTCACTGCTGAAGGCAAGAAAACCGCTGGGTTCGAAATCTGGGAACAGGTCATCCGCCAACTCCCCAATGGCAGCAAACCTCTGACCGTCTTCGTCCCGGTGGGCGATGGCAACATCATCTCCGGTGTGCATAAAGGCTTCAAAGACCTCCATGCCCTTGGCTGGCTGCCGCAGATCCCGCGCATCATAGGCGTCCAATCCGAAGGATCCGCCGCCATTGCCAACACCTTTAACCAGGGCGATGAAGACATCAAACCCGTCAGCGCCAGCACCCTGGCCGACAGCATCTCCGTGGACCTGCCGCGGGATGGCGTGCGCGCTGTCCGGGCAGCCCGAGAGACCGGCGGCACCTATCTGATCGTCCCCGATCAGGCGATCCTGAATGCGATTGCCGAACTCGGTAAGGTCGGGATCTTTGCTGAGCCCGCCGCCGCCACCGCCTATGCCGGCCTGGTGAAAGCCGTGGATGAGCATGTCGTGGCCCCGGATGATCCGGTGTTGGTGCTCAGCACAGGCAGCGGCCTCAAGGACGTCAAAGCTGCGATGCAGGCCGTCCAGGAAGCGCCAATCATTGAACCGACGCTTTCAGCAGTGAAAAAGGTGCTTCAATGA
- the arcC gene encoding carbamate kinase, whose protein sequence is MEKKGIAVVAVGGNALIKDKAHKTVEDQFDAAKETMGHIVDMIEKGWDVVVTHGNGPQVGFILRRSELSKHELHEVPLDYCGADTQGAIGYMFQKALHNEFERRGIKKDAATVVTQTIVSKEDPAFQNPTKPIGSFMDEADAKERESKEGWTVVEDAGRGWRRVVPSPLPKEIVEAPVIDALIKAGIIVVGVGGGGIPVVKSEDGIIKGVDAVIDKDFGSSLLAVNINADLFVISTAVEKVALNFNTPDVKWLDQMTVAEAKQYIEEGHFKPGSMLPKVQAIIKYLEAGGKKALITDPEHIGEALDGKTGTWILP, encoded by the coding sequence ATGGAAAAAAAGGGAATTGCAGTTGTCGCCGTTGGCGGTAACGCATTAATTAAAGATAAAGCTCATAAAACTGTTGAAGACCAATTTGATGCAGCCAAGGAGACCATGGGCCACATTGTGGACATGATCGAAAAAGGCTGGGATGTGGTCGTCACGCATGGGAACGGTCCCCAGGTTGGATTCATCCTGCGTCGTTCCGAACTTTCCAAACACGAGCTGCATGAAGTGCCGCTGGATTACTGCGGTGCGGATACTCAGGGTGCTATTGGCTACATGTTCCAGAAAGCCCTGCACAATGAATTCGAACGCCGCGGCATCAAGAAAGACGCAGCAACTGTTGTGACCCAGACCATTGTCAGCAAAGAAGATCCTGCCTTCCAAAACCCGACCAAACCGATCGGCTCCTTCATGGACGAAGCGGACGCGAAAGAACGCGAATCCAAAGAAGGCTGGACTGTGGTGGAAGATGCCGGACGTGGTTGGCGCCGGGTTGTTCCCTCCCCACTCCCCAAGGAAATCGTTGAAGCGCCCGTGATTGATGCCCTGATCAAAGCCGGCATCATTGTGGTTGGCGTTGGCGGCGGCGGGATCCCTGTCGTCAAATCCGAAGATGGCATCATCAAGGGTGTGGATGCCGTGATCGACAAAGATTTCGGCTCCTCTCTGCTGGCAGTCAACATCAATGCGGACCTTTTTGTCATCAGCACCGCTGTTGAGAAAGTGGCTCTGAACTTCAACACCCCCGATGTCAAATGGCTCGACCAGATGACTGTGGCGGAAGCCAAGCAATACATCGAAGAAGGGCACTTCAAACCGGGCAGCATGCTCCCCAAGGTCCAGGCGATCATCAAATACCTGGAAGCTGGCGGCAAGAAAGCGCTGATCACCGACCCCGAACACATCGGTGAAGCCCTGGATGGAAAAACAGGCACCTGGATTCTTCCCTAA
- a CDS encoding ornithine carbamoyltransferase, with protein MITDLRGRDLISDLDFSKEEVETVLDVAFDLKRKRALHEPHAYLRDKVLGMLFFFSSTRTRCSFEAGMAQLGGHAAFIESKSTQISHGDTETEIGEILGRYFDGIAIRHCDWGIGNRYLNLVAKASRVPVLNMQDDFYHPHQCLADLMTIWEKKGRDLRGKKIVVSWAYAASYSKPISVPQSLILQMPRFGLDVTLAHPPEFKLMPEIMDQAKEQARKYNTGFEVVDSMEEGFKDADIVYAKSWGPLITTEDPAEITKITQKYESWITDEKKIALAKDDSIYMHPLPADRNIEVTDGVIDGPHSVVFDEAENRLHAQKAVMALTMA; from the coding sequence ATGATCACCGATTTACGCGGACGTGACTTGATCAGCGACCTCGATTTCAGCAAGGAAGAGGTCGAAACCGTATTGGATGTGGCTTTTGATCTCAAGCGCAAACGCGCTCTGCATGAGCCGCATGCCTACCTGCGCGACAAAGTCCTGGGGATGCTGTTCTTCTTCTCCAGCACCCGCACCCGATGCTCCTTCGAAGCCGGCATGGCCCAATTGGGCGGCCATGCAGCCTTCATCGAATCCAAATCCACTCAGATCTCCCATGGCGACACCGAAACCGAGATCGGCGAGATCCTCGGCCGGTATTTCGATGGCATCGCCATCCGCCATTGTGACTGGGGCATCGGCAACCGCTATTTGAACCTGGTTGCCAAAGCCTCCAGAGTGCCTGTATTGAACATGCAGGATGACTTCTATCATCCGCATCAATGCCTGGCCGACCTGATGACTATCTGGGAAAAGAAAGGCCGTGACCTGCGCGGCAAGAAGATCGTCGTTTCCTGGGCCTATGCAGCCTCCTATTCCAAACCGATCTCCGTGCCTCAATCTCTAATCCTCCAGATGCCCCGCTTCGGTCTGGATGTCACCCTGGCGCACCCACCAGAGTTCAAACTGATGCCCGAGATCATGGACCAGGCCAAAGAACAAGCCCGTAAGTACAACACCGGCTTTGAGGTCGTGGACAGCATGGAAGAAGGCTTTAAAGATGCCGATATCGTCTATGCCAAATCCTGGGGCCCCCTGATCACCACCGAAGATCCTGCCGAAATCACCAAGATCACTCAGAAGTACGAAAGCTGGATCACCGACGAGAAGAAGATCGCCCTGGCGAAGGATGATTCGATCTATATGCACCCCCTGCCAGCCGACCGCAACATCGAAGTGACCGATGGCGTGATCGATGGCCCGCATTCTGTGGTGTTCGATGAAGCTGAGAACCGCTTGCATGCCCAGAAAGCCGTCATGGCTTTGACCATGGCCTAA
- the pyrB gene encoding aspartate carbamoyltransferase, protein MRSFSGRDILSLKDFERNEFFRVFEIAEEVEPIARNRLNSDLLKEKTLVTAFYQPSTRTRLAHEAAMIRLGGQVTGFSDAKMTRAGDFYQESIKDTVKMLEFYGDVIVMRHFQQGAPAEAAKWASVPVINGGDGWGEHPTQILTDFYTVLREKGHLDGLKWLAVGDMRMRTMHSLAFGLTQFDCPITFVSPPEMSLTDEMKAELNKYSLDYKEVEHVEQAIADADVILVEPVVQPDYTKSRDERDGDVGMTPSNYKITRDLLANKAKSDAILLHSLPRMDEIPPDVDITKWSRYWQEAFNGVVMRMALLALVLGATE, encoded by the coding sequence ATGCGTAGTTTTTCTGGTCGTGACATACTATCATTAAAGGATTTCGAACGCAATGAATTTTTCCGCGTCTTCGAAATCGCCGAAGAAGTTGAACCCATCGCTCGTAACCGGCTAAATTCCGATCTTCTTAAGGAAAAAACCTTGGTCACCGCTTTCTACCAGCCCAGCACCCGAACCCGGCTGGCCCATGAAGCAGCGATGATCCGCCTGGGCGGCCAGGTGACCGGCTTCTCCGATGCCAAGATGACCCGTGCCGGAGATTTCTATCAGGAATCGATCAAAGACACCGTCAAAATGCTAGAGTTCTATGGTGATGTAATCGTGATGCGCCATTTCCAGCAGGGTGCGCCTGCTGAAGCCGCAAAATGGGCATCCGTCCCTGTGATCAATGGTGGCGACGGATGGGGTGAACACCCCACCCAGATCCTTACCGACTTCTACACTGTTCTGCGTGAGAAAGGCCATCTGGATGGTTTGAAATGGCTGGCTGTCGGCGATATGCGGATGCGCACCATGCACTCCCTGGCCTTCGGTCTGACCCAGTTCGACTGCCCGATCACCTTCGTTTCCCCACCAGAAATGTCCCTGACGGACGAAATGAAAGCCGAACTCAACAAGTACAGCCTGGATTACAAAGAAGTTGAACATGTTGAGCAAGCAATTGCTGATGCCGATGTAATCCTGGTGGAACCTGTAGTCCAGCCTGACTACACAAAATCCCGCGACGAGCGCGATGGCGATGTGGGCATGACGCCCTCCAACTACAAAATCACTCGCGACTTGCTGGCTAATAAAGCAAAATCCGATGCGATTCTGCTGCACTCCCTGCCTCGAATGGATGAAATTCCACCCGATGTGGATATCACTAAATGGTCCCGCTATTGGCAGGAAGCCTTCAATGGCGTTGTGATGCGAATGGCCCTCCTGGCCCTTGTTCTCGGCGCAACCGAGTAA
- a CDS encoding GntR family transcriptional regulator codes for MTTEPSTYQRLQNELRDLIERSPKGTKLPSEPKLADQLGVSRATLREAMRTFESQGMLRRRQGLGTFVVGPTRVIDSGLEVLESLEKLAEKIDLHLEMGELKITHIDTDAHLANQLEIQIGDSLLEVRRVILSDSSPVAYLVDILPEDMISPEALSTRFTGSVLDLLIHLGEPPLSISKTEISAISAPAEVAKAMNIQRGDTLLLLNGLLFDDDGNPIDYSYSYFLPGYFRLHIIRKIGGVTP; via the coding sequence ATGACCACAGAACCTTCAACTTATCAGCGTTTACAGAATGAGCTTAGGGACCTTATAGAAAGATCGCCGAAGGGAACCAAGCTGCCATCTGAACCCAAATTGGCGGATCAATTGGGCGTATCCCGAGCGACTTTACGGGAAGCCATGCGCACCTTTGAGAGCCAGGGCATGCTTCGGCGGCGTCAAGGTTTAGGTACCTTTGTGGTCGGCCCCACCCGCGTGATTGATTCGGGGCTTGAAGTATTAGAAAGCCTTGAAAAACTGGCTGAAAAAATCGACCTCCATTTGGAGATGGGTGAATTGAAAATCACCCACATCGATACTGACGCCCACCTTGCAAACCAACTCGAGATCCAAATTGGTGATTCTCTACTTGAAGTACGCAGAGTTATCCTCTCAGATAGCTCTCCTGTGGCTTATTTGGTAGATATCCTCCCAGAGGATATGATCTCTCCCGAAGCCCTGTCAACCCGATTCACAGGCTCAGTACTTGATCTATTGATTCACCTCGGTGAACCCCCGCTGTCCATTTCAAAGACCGAGATAAGCGCGATCAGCGCCCCCGCAGAAGTCGCCAAAGCAATGAATATCCAACGCGGTGATACCCTGCTCCTGCTTAATGGTCTTCTTTTTGACGACGACGGTAACCCTATCGACTATTCCTACAGCTACTTCTTGCCTGGGTATTTCCGTCTACACATTATTCGGAAAATTGGTGGTGTGACTCCCTAA
- a CDS encoding YgeY family selenium metabolism-linked hydrolase, whose product MITASLLNEIHKRVEQNRSDIIQFLREIVAIPSMDSQIGPVCERIRSEMIKLNYDEVRLDKMGNILGRIGNGKQTIVFDSHIDTVGIGDPTTWEWDPFIGKIEGDMFYARGTCDDKGSTPGMVYGLAIARDLGLLDDWTVYYFGNMEEWCDGIAPNSFVEEDPGIKPDFVIIGEPTKMNIYRGHKGRIEFKVTAKGKSAHAASNQLGKNAIYLLLPVIEGIRNLEPQLGNDDFLGPGKITVSDMKVQTPSINAVPDEAVIYIDRRMTYGETKEEALQQIRALIPTEFEDSITIEPLFYNEPSYTGFVFPVEKYFPVCETNENHPLVEAGVHARELIGLPESKVGKWDFSTNGIYWNGKAGIPSIGFGPGDEETAHTDLDSVNLNDVVKATEFYAVISHLIGKQLELETFSYPMN is encoded by the coding sequence ATGATCACCGCTTCACTACTGAATGAAATTCACAAAAGAGTTGAACAAAACCGCTCAGACATCATACAATTCTTGCGAGAGATCGTCGCTATTCCAAGTATGGACTCACAGATTGGTCCGGTCTGCGAGAGAATTCGCTCTGAAATGATTAAACTAAACTATGACGAAGTCCGCCTAGATAAAATGGGGAACATATTAGGCAGAATCGGAAACGGTAAACAGACCATTGTCTTTGACTCCCATATTGATACTGTCGGAATTGGTGATCCTACCACCTGGGAATGGGATCCCTTTATTGGCAAAATTGAAGGCGACATGTTTTATGCCCGGGGGACTTGTGATGATAAAGGCTCCACGCCAGGAATGGTGTATGGCCTGGCAATTGCACGCGACTTGGGTTTATTGGACGATTGGACTGTTTATTATTTTGGGAATATGGAAGAATGGTGCGACGGCATCGCTCCCAACAGCTTTGTTGAAGAAGATCCGGGGATTAAACCGGATTTCGTCATCATTGGCGAACCAACCAAGATGAATATCTACCGGGGGCACAAAGGCCGGATTGAGTTCAAAGTCACGGCAAAAGGAAAATCCGCCCATGCCGCGTCCAACCAATTGGGCAAAAATGCCATCTACCTTTTGTTACCTGTGATTGAGGGAATCCGCAACCTGGAACCCCAATTGGGAAATGATGATTTCCTGGGACCTGGAAAGATAACAGTGTCGGATATGAAAGTGCAAACCCCCTCAATCAATGCCGTTCCTGATGAGGCAGTGATTTACATTGACCGCCGGATGACCTACGGTGAGACCAAAGAGGAAGCTTTACAACAAATCCGGGCGTTAATCCCAACAGAATTTGAAGATTCAATAACGATTGAACCCCTTTTCTACAATGAACCTTCCTATACAGGTTTCGTTTTCCCTGTGGAAAAATATTTTCCAGTCTGTGAAACCAACGAAAATCACCCGCTGGTAGAGGCGGGCGTTCACGCGCGGGAATTAATCGGGTTGCCAGAATCAAAAGTCGGTAAATGGGATTTCTCTACCAATGGTATTTATTGGAATGGTAAGGCTGGAATTCCATCGATTGGCTTTGGCCCTGGCGACGAGGAAACAGCTCACACAGATCTAGACAGTGTAAATCTAAATGATGTCGTCAAAGCCACAGAATTCTATGCAGTAATCAGTCATCTGATCGGCAAACAATTGGAACTTGAAACCTTCAGCTATCCAATGAATTGA